The proteins below come from a single Carnobacterium divergens DSM 20623 genomic window:
- a CDS encoding endonuclease MutS2 translates to MNKKISYTLEFDKIKQALVRYTSSELGREQAEGIAPSTSIEEVEKWQEETEDGAKILRLRGGMPIPKLQNIRPHLKRLEIGAMLNGLEIAQIGKILKTTSEVTRFFDDLKDAEIELHQLYELVAKLVTLPTLSQLIRETVDEDGRVLDDASQALKGIRNGMKRAESNIREKLDGMVRGKSAQYLSDAIVTMRNDRYVIPVKQEYRGHFGGVVHDQSSTGQTLFIEPQSVVDLNNRLRQLQIEERQEIDRILAEISNEIEPFGNEILNNTYLLGKLDFIGAKASYAKAIKGTRPLISETNEIKFHQARHPLLDEKIAVANDITIGGDYQAVVITGPNTGGKTITLKTLGLLQLMGQSGLQLPVAEESQMGIFNEIFADIGDEQSIEQSLSTFSSHMTNIVSILDQIDEKSLILFDELGAGTDPQEGAALAIAILDKVGEIGSFVMATTHYPELKAYGYNRPKTINASMEFDVETLSPTYRLLIGVPGRSNAFEISKRLGLDETVIQAASSLIDGESQNLNEMIADLENRRKMTETEYLEVRHYVNEAEQLHLDLQTAITQFYEEREGLMKKAREKANQVVETAEEEASQIVKDLRKMQLTGQFEGGIKEHELIDAKTRLSKLHHEEALAKNKVLKKAKEQKTFKKGDEVMVHSYGQRGILMEKVDNNQWLVQIGILKMKIKESDLSRVQAEKETARKMVATVRSESNSHVSTQLDLRGERYESALKELDQYLDAALLAGYPQVTIVHGKGTGALRQGVTQALKNHRSIKKFETAPANQGGNGATIVEFK, encoded by the coding sequence ATGAATAAAAAAATTAGTTACACACTTGAATTCGATAAAATCAAACAGGCACTTGTTCGTTACACTTCTTCTGAGTTAGGAAGAGAGCAAGCGGAAGGAATAGCTCCTTCGACGTCCATCGAGGAAGTTGAAAAATGGCAGGAAGAAACGGAGGATGGTGCAAAAATCTTGCGTTTACGTGGTGGAATGCCGATTCCTAAACTGCAAAACATTCGCCCACATTTGAAACGCTTAGAAATCGGAGCCATGCTAAATGGCCTTGAGATTGCTCAAATCGGTAAAATTTTAAAAACGACGTCAGAAGTAACACGCTTTTTTGACGACTTGAAAGATGCTGAAATCGAGTTGCATCAATTATATGAACTAGTAGCAAAACTTGTCACACTGCCAACATTAAGCCAATTAATACGTGAAACAGTGGATGAAGACGGTCGCGTTTTAGATGACGCAAGTCAAGCGTTAAAAGGCATTCGTAACGGAATGAAGCGAGCAGAGAGCAACATTCGTGAAAAATTAGATGGCATGGTACGTGGCAAAAGTGCTCAGTATTTAAGTGATGCGATTGTAACTATGCGAAATGATCGTTACGTGATTCCAGTAAAACAAGAGTACCGAGGTCATTTTGGTGGGGTTGTCCACGATCAAAGTTCAACAGGTCAAACCTTATTTATCGAACCACAAAGTGTCGTTGACTTAAACAATCGCTTAAGACAACTACAAATAGAAGAGCGTCAAGAAATTGACCGTATTTTAGCTGAAATTTCAAATGAAATCGAACCATTTGGCAATGAAATTTTAAACAATACCTATTTATTAGGAAAATTAGATTTCATCGGTGCAAAAGCCAGTTATGCAAAAGCCATTAAAGGAACGAGACCTTTGATTAGCGAAACAAATGAAATCAAATTTCACCAAGCAAGACATCCTTTATTGGATGAAAAAATAGCAGTAGCAAATGACATTACTATTGGTGGTGATTACCAAGCTGTTGTGATTACGGGACCAAATACGGGTGGGAAAACCATTACATTAAAAACACTCGGTTTGTTGCAATTAATGGGACAATCGGGCTTACAATTGCCAGTAGCAGAAGAAAGTCAGATGGGAATCTTCAATGAGATTTTTGCCGATATTGGCGATGAACAATCGATTGAACAAAGTTTAAGTACCTTCTCTTCTCACATGACTAATATTGTGTCTATTTTAGATCAAATTGATGAAAAAAGCTTAATCTTATTTGATGAATTAGGAGCTGGAACCGATCCTCAAGAAGGAGCCGCTTTAGCGATTGCGATTTTAGATAAAGTAGGAGAAATTGGTAGTTTTGTGATGGCAACAACTCACTATCCTGAATTAAAAGCCTATGGCTATAATCGACCTAAAACCATCAATGCAAGTATGGAATTTGATGTTGAAACTTTGAGTCCAACGTATCGTTTACTAATTGGCGTACCTGGGCGTAGTAATGCTTTCGAGATTTCGAAACGTTTAGGATTAGATGAAACCGTGATTCAAGCAGCTAGCAGTTTGATTGATGGAGAAAGTCAAAACCTAAATGAAATGATTGCAGATTTGGAAAATCGTCGTAAAATGACGGAAACAGAGTATCTTGAAGTGCGTCATTATGTCAATGAAGCTGAACAGCTGCATCTTGATTTGCAAACTGCAATCACGCAGTTTTATGAAGAACGAGAAGGTTTAATGAAGAAAGCTCGTGAAAAAGCCAATCAAGTAGTCGAAACAGCAGAAGAAGAAGCTAGCCAAATTGTTAAAGATTTGCGCAAAATGCAGTTAACAGGTCAATTTGAAGGTGGCATTAAAGAACATGAACTAATTGACGCTAAAACAAGATTATCTAAACTACATCACGAAGAAGCACTAGCTAAAAATAAAGTCTTGAAAAAAGCGAAAGAACAAAAGACTTTCAAAAAAGGCGATGAAGTGATGGTTCATTCTTATGGTCAACGAGGCATTTTAATGGAAAAAGTAGACAACAATCAATGGCTTGTTCAAATTGGTATTTTAAAAATGAAGATTAAAGAATCAGATTTAAGCCGAGTCCAAGCTGAAAAGGAAACAGCACGCAAAATGGTAGCAACTGTCCGCTCAGAAAGCAACAGCCACGTTTCAACACAATTGGATTTACGAGGTGAGCGTTATGAATCAGCTTTAAAAGAGTTGGACCAGTATTTAGACGCTGCATTATTAGCAGGTTATCCACAAGTCACTATCGTTCACGGGAAAGGAACTGGCGCTCTTAGACAAGGGGTAACCCAAGCTCTAAAAAATCATCGTTCCATTAAAAAGTTTGAAACAGCTCCCGCCAATCAAGGTGGAAATGGCGCTACGATTGTCGAATTTAAGTAG
- the trxA gene encoding thioredoxin, which produces MVLAVTDQTFENETKEGLVITDFWATWCGPCRMQSPVLDLLEEEKGEQVKIVKMDVDQNPEVPASFGIMSIPTLLVKKDGEVVEKLVGYHAKEQLEEIIKKYA; this is translated from the coding sequence ATGGTATTAGCAGTTACAGATCAAACATTTGAAAATGAAACAAAAGAAGGGTTAGTAATCACTGATTTTTGGGCAACGTGGTGCGGACCTTGTCGTATGCAATCACCTGTATTAGATCTTTTAGAAGAAGAAAAAGGCGAACAAGTGAAAATCGTAAAAATGGATGTGGATCAAAATCCAGAAGTACCCGCTTCATTTGGTATTATGAGCATCCCAACATTACTTGTTAAAAAAGATGGCGAAGTGGTTGAAAAATTAGTTGGCTATCACGCAAAAGAACAACTAGAAGAAATCATTAAAAAATACGCTTAA
- a CDS encoding alpha/beta fold hydrolase yields the protein MKAVYIPVDNTEIYCRISGEGKPLILLHGNGEDSSIFEDQIEAFSQKYQVIAIDTRGHGRSEHGQYPLSFTRLALDIVEVMDYFNVRKAAIVGFSDGGNIALYVALKYPEYVQSLIIVGANLETDGMKKLPVFQVKLAYKMTKLLGNVSRYFNQRKQIIDLMLKQLQLTPEQLQTIQAPVLVVAGDNDMIEEEHTKLIAASLPNSQLKIIPDADHFLIMKKPDLFNRLVFSFLEDVYP from the coding sequence ATGAAAGCCGTTTATATTCCAGTTGATAACACCGAGATTTATTGTAGAATTTCAGGTGAAGGAAAACCTCTTATTTTACTACATGGCAATGGAGAAGACAGTAGTATTTTCGAAGACCAAATAGAAGCATTTAGTCAGAAATACCAAGTGATTGCCATTGATACAAGAGGACATGGACGTTCAGAGCATGGCCAATACCCCCTTAGCTTTACACGATTAGCCTTAGATATTGTGGAAGTAATGGATTATTTCAATGTTCGTAAGGCGGCTATTGTTGGGTTTAGTGATGGTGGCAATATCGCGTTATATGTAGCCTTAAAATATCCTGAATATGTTCAATCGTTAATTATCGTAGGGGCAAACTTAGAAACGGATGGTATGAAAAAACTTCCTGTTTTTCAAGTAAAGTTAGCTTATAAAATGACTAAACTGTTAGGAAATGTGAGTCGCTATTTTAATCAACGTAAACAAATCATTGATTTAATGTTAAAACAACTCCAACTAACACCAGAGCAATTACAAACGATTCAAGCACCTGTGTTAGTTGTGGCGGGAGACAATGATATGATTGAAGAAGAGCATACCAAATTGATTGCCGCTTCCTTACCTAACAGTCAATTAAAAATTATTCCAGATGCAGATCATTTTCTAATTATGAAAAAACCAGATCTATTTAATCGGTTAGTATTTTCATTTTTAGAAGATGTTTATCCCTAA
- the uvrC gene encoding excinuclease ABC subunit UvrC: MNEHIEHKLALLPDQPGCYLMKDKNGTIIYVGKAKVLKNRVRSYFRGSHDTKTERLVSEIVDFEYIVTGSNIEALLLEINLIKKNDPKYNIMLKDDKTYPFIKITNEKYPRLLITRKVLKDKAIYFGPYPDVKAANETKKLLDKLYPLRKCKMLPNRVCLYYHLGQCLGCCVKDIPKETYTEMVEEIKRFLNGGYEDVKNELTEKMETASLNMEFEKAAEFRDQINSIETTLIRQKMTSADFIDRDVFGYAVDKGWMCVQVFFVRQGKLIERDVSLFPFYNEEEADFLTFIGQFYQKNQHFIPKEILIPKNIDRESVAALVDAKILQPQKGQKKELVVLANKNASVSLQEKFSLIEKKEERTLGAVKNLGDAMNIPAPIRIEAFDNSNIMGVDPVSAMVVFIDGKPAKNEYRKYKIKTVVGPDDYASMREVIYRRYSRVLKDELPLPDLVLIDGGKGQVDAAKEVLENQLGLEIPIAGLAKDNKHRTSELLFGPKLGVIPLKRNSQEFFLLQRIQDEVHRFAITFHRQLRNKNSFASKLDGIDGLGPTRKKNLLKSFKSVKNIQEASMEELKAVGLPKNVAENVMKHFSALE, from the coding sequence ATGAATGAACATATCGAGCATAAATTAGCTCTTTTGCCAGACCAACCTGGCTGTTACCTAATGAAGGATAAAAACGGCACCATTATTTATGTTGGAAAGGCAAAAGTATTGAAAAACCGTGTTCGTTCTTATTTTAGAGGAAGTCACGACACAAAAACAGAACGTTTAGTCAGCGAAATTGTTGATTTTGAATATATCGTAACGGGCTCCAATATTGAAGCTTTGTTATTAGAAATAAATTTGATTAAAAAAAATGATCCTAAATATAATATCATGTTAAAAGATGATAAGACTTATCCATTCATTAAAATTACCAATGAAAAATACCCGCGTTTATTGATTACGAGAAAAGTATTAAAGGATAAGGCGATTTATTTTGGACCTTATCCAGATGTTAAAGCAGCCAATGAAACCAAGAAACTATTAGATAAACTTTACCCACTAAGAAAATGTAAAATGTTGCCAAATCGAGTGTGCCTCTATTATCATCTAGGACAATGTTTGGGTTGTTGTGTGAAAGACATTCCCAAAGAAACCTACACTGAGATGGTAGAAGAAATTAAACGATTCTTAAACGGCGGCTACGAAGATGTAAAAAATGAGTTGACAGAAAAAATGGAAACAGCAAGCTTAAACATGGAGTTTGAAAAAGCCGCTGAATTTCGAGATCAAATCAATTCAATTGAAACCACCTTGATTCGTCAAAAAATGACAAGTGCCGATTTTATCGACCGCGATGTGTTTGGATATGCGGTAGATAAAGGCTGGATGTGTGTCCAAGTCTTTTTTGTTCGTCAAGGAAAATTAATTGAACGGGATGTTTCTTTGTTTCCTTTCTATAATGAAGAAGAAGCTGATTTTCTAACCTTTATCGGTCAGTTTTATCAAAAAAATCAACACTTTATACCAAAAGAAATTTTGATTCCTAAAAATATTGATCGTGAAAGTGTAGCAGCACTAGTAGATGCTAAAATACTTCAACCACAAAAAGGGCAAAAAAAAGAATTAGTCGTACTAGCGAACAAAAATGCTAGTGTATCGCTTCAAGAAAAATTCTCATTGATTGAGAAAAAAGAAGAGCGTACATTAGGGGCAGTTAAAAATTTAGGGGACGCAATGAATATTCCGGCTCCAATTCGTATCGAAGCTTTTGACAATTCGAATATTATGGGAGTGGATCCCGTTTCAGCAATGGTCGTGTTTATTGACGGGAAACCTGCTAAGAATGAGTACCGAAAATACAAAATTAAAACTGTTGTGGGACCAGATGATTATGCGTCAATGCGAGAAGTCATTTATCGACGCTATTCACGGGTTTTAAAGGATGAGCTACCATTGCCTGATTTAGTCTTGATAGATGGCGGAAAAGGGCAGGTAGACGCTGCTAAGGAAGTATTAGAGAACCAGTTAGGCTTGGAAATTCCAATCGCAGGATTAGCTAAAGATAACAAGCATCGAACGAGTGAACTGTTATTTGGTCCAAAACTAGGTGTCATTCCATTAAAACGAAACAGTCAGGAATTCTTCTTACTGCAACGAATTCAAGATGAAGTCCATCGTTTCGCGATTACCTTCCATCGTCAATTGCGAAATAAAAACAGTTTTGCCTCTAAATTAGATGGCATCGATGGCTTAGGTCCAACCCGTAAAAAGAATTTATTGAAATCTTTTAAGTCTGTCAAAAATATCCAAGAAGCCTCAATGGAAGAGTTAAAAGCTGTGGGACTTCCTAAAAACGTAGCTGAAAATGTAATGAAGCATTTCAGTGCACTAGAATAA
- a CDS encoding teichoic acid D-Ala incorporation-associated protein DltX, which produces MKEAIHKLKENDIVVFCAKTVFYLAILLILVYLYDYTNTDSGNFIYNEF; this is translated from the coding sequence ATGAAAGAAGCCATTCATAAATTAAAAGAAAATGATATTGTGGTATTTTGTGCAAAAACCGTATTCTATTTAGCCATTTTATTGATTTTGGTTTACTTATACGATTACACCAATACAGACAGTGGCAATTTTATTTATAATGAATTTTAA